One Cicer arietinum cultivar CDC Frontier isolate Library 1 chromosome 8, Cicar.CDCFrontier_v2.0, whole genome shotgun sequence DNA segment encodes these proteins:
- the LOC101504794 gene encoding putative F-box protein At1g58310, with translation MAEEKERLEEVKKMQSESVRKLERDRLSDLPDFVLLHIMKFMNTKQAVQTCVLSKRWKDLWQRLTNLALNSYDFTSLTHFSKFVSSVLSHRNGSVSLHDLDLRQKGCIEPGLLDRVMTYAVSHNVENLTIEVNLNFERGFKLHPCVFFCRTLTYLKLSIWAIPWMTELPTSLQLPALKSLHLEHVTFAANDNGFAAPFSNCHMLNTLVLDRCNLHRDAKFLTISNSMISCLTIGSTIQEVAYKIVLSTPNLNSLTVTRDLIHHVSACDLCFLERVYIDVDAYFHTNFERTYSALISWLQALANYVQIMTLSSSTLKILNVLSTSMISQLPCFVRLESLKLKMKSSSNISDEKVSRIVEFLLQKSPLAKVEMIDC, from the exons ATGgctgaagaaaaagaaagattggAAGAAGTTAAAAAGATGCAGAGTGAAAGTGTTCGAAAATTGGAAAGGGACCGGCTCAGCGACTTGCCTGACTTTGTTTTGCTCCATATAATGAAATTTATGAATACAAAACAAGCCGTGCAAACTTGTGTATTGTCGAAAAGATGGAAGGACCTTTGGCAACGTCTTACTAATCTTGCATTGAATTCCTATGATTTCACCAGCCTCACTCATTTCAGCAAGTTTGTGTCTTCAGTTCTGTCTCACCGAAACGGCTCAGTTTCTTTGCATGATCTTGATTTAAGGCAGAAAGGTTGCATTGAACCCGGACTCCTTGATAGGGTCATGACATATGCCGTGTCACATAATGTCGAGAACTTGACAATTgaagttaatttaaattttgaacgAGGTTTCAAGTTGCACCCTTGCGTCTTTTTCTGTCGAACTTTGACGTATCTTAAGCTTTCCATTTGGGCCATCCCATGGATGACTGAATTACCAACTTCCCTTCAGTTGCCGGCTTTAAAAAGCTTGCATCTTGAGCATGTCACTTTTGCTGCAAATGACAATGGTTTTGCCGCGCCGTTTTCAAATTGTCACATGTTGAACACTTTGGTTCTTGACCGATGTAATCTGCATCGCGATGCAAAGTTCCTCACCATATCCAATTCTATGATTTCTTGTTTGACCATAGGCAGTACTATTCAAGAAGTAGCTTACAAAATTGTGCTTTCTACTCCAAATCTTAATTCTCTCACTGTCACGCGTGATCTCATTCACCATGTTTCAGCATGCGATCTTTGTTTTCTTGAACGAGTATATATTGATGTCGATGCCTACTTTCATACAAACTTTGAGAGGACGTATTCGGCTTTAATTAGTTGGCTTCAAGCGCTCGCTAATTATGTACAGATAATGACGCTTTCTTCAAGTACCCTTAAGATATTAAAT GTTCTCTCGACTTCGATGATAAGTCAACTTCCTTGCTTTGTTAGATTGGAATCgttgaaattgaaaatgaaatcttcttcaaatatatCAGATGAGAAAGTTAGCAGGATAGTGGAGTTCTTGCTTCAAAAATCTCCGCTGGCGAAAGTTGAGATGATAGATTGTTGA